Below is a genomic region from Medicago truncatula cultivar Jemalong A17 chromosome 3, MtrunA17r5.0-ANR, whole genome shotgun sequence.
ATGGTTAGATAGTGGTGATTTGATATCATATTATCTAATATAACGAAAACACGTTATGACACCATATTAGAAATCAGATGAATTCCAAGCAAGAGACAAATCTACTCCTTATGGATTGGGGGTAACTGCCCCCCTAATATTTACATTacatttgttaaatatttgatgttttaattaTCGTCCCCTCTTAAAATAATAGGTTGTTTCCACTTCATTAAAATTTATACCATAAAAAGATTTCTCgcataaattttatgaaataaaatgtgCAAATATATTTAAGATGAagttttgaatatgttttttcaCATAAATAGAAagagatatatttttggtagTGTTGAAAATGAACATAATTCTACTatactttttaaatataaagacaCGTAAAGAGTAATTTTAATTTGCTGaggttaaataatatttaattttttaatatgcaataGTATAGTGTTTATATAATCTCCAATATTTTTCTCAAGAATAGTGCTAGCTTAGCAACActctattataaaaatatcatttcccATCTAAAAACTAAATATTGTGAAAAATCATCATGATTTTCATGAGGAAAAATCTTGTCGAAAGTAGATGCaagtcttttcttttttttctctagtGCAAGAGAGTGATTGTGGAAACTTTATTATGTAAAATAACATTGATTGGTACACTTGATGAGAGTGTGAAATTCATGTCAATTATTCCTAATTAGGTATCCCGAGGGGGATTCAATAGCTTACACATTTACATCCGGTTGGCATATATTAATGAAGCGAATCAAACCTAAAGTTTAGTGTGTTTACACATCAAATTGACACGCATTCAGTTTTCTTGAATAAATTTCTTACAAATAAAATCAAGTTCTTTATCCTTTGAATTGAGGGAGCACAAAAGCTACAAGTTTCAAACTACTATTTATGTTCCCTTACAAGTTTTCTAAAGATTTTCACACATAGCCGCATATTTTCCACAAAGGACCATGGCCTGAAATGCATTGCATAGTTACAACAATAAATATCATGAAAATTAACACTTCTCATATACTTAAGCTTATAGCTTTTCGTATAGCTAATTCTTAATATCATGTCTTAAGCCACAGAACTGCAACAGTTACATAAATTAATAAGCATACATTGGTTAGAGAAACAATACTATAATACTATTTTTCATGTTAGACCAAGAAACCATGTCAAATTTGTGTAAAATCGCCTATAACAAGTTggtatattaatcatttgaggAAAACAAAAATCAGCAGATTTCTAGAACTTAATAAGTAACTAGCAGAGAAGCAAGGATAAAATGTTCTTTTTTCTAGAACTAAGGACAACAATGTGTTATATGGTAACATAATGTTTGATCAACAGAACTGATCCACGACACATAATGGACTGAAGTTCTGTTTGTacgaaaaagaaaaaccaaaccaaaGCAAGAACAAAATGAGGAGaatagagaaacaaacacacaaagTTTGGTTACCCAGTTCGGCCCAACAATGACCTACATCTGGGGGAGagtgatctctccaatccactatcaaagaGTTTCTTACAAAGTGATACAAaagaggttacaagaaattaacttTTACAAGTTCTCTAAGAACAGCCTaataatttctacccatttccCAATCTCTTTCTATGAACAAGAGAACttaaggtgtttacaatgtttcccaacccataAATCTCATCCAAAGGCACTCAACTCTTAGCCTCTAAGTTTCCTAAAAGTTCCATCCTTTGGTTTCAAAAGATTTTccaaaaaagagtgaaaaaagcTGTTTGTATAGATCCTGTCCCGTAGCATGCGCAAGGCGCCCCTGCTTGTATGCCTTGCATGTGTACTGTGTTCTGTAGCATGCCTTGTGTGTGCGGGAATGCGCAAGTTGTATGATGCTGTGCtggaatcaacaaaaatgcTTCAAAACAATGCCAATTTGATCCATCTTCAACAAGCTCCTTGCTAGCACAAGTCGCGcaaaaatagaaacatatttTCAGAAAATTTGTAACTCATTTTTCTGTATCAGCAATAAACAAGAACGTACACTAGCGTAACTAACAGTAACATATAAACTAAAGCAGTGACAACTCATGAAAAATCTTGCAACTAAGATAACCAAACTATCTCATAAACTATCTACAATGGCAATTGAAATTCAACGCATAAAACTATCTCATAAATTTTAAAGTTACATCAATATTAAAGTTGCTTAATGAATTTAATGCATCATAAATATTAACTTCcagaaaataaatgatattgaCATCAAAAAAACAGGAATGTCGAGAATTAATATACCTATAACATATTTCTAATTAatcattttaagaaaaaatcatTGGACTTCTAGAGCTCAAAAGGATCAAGTGCCAAACTACTATTTATGTTTCCTTGCCAGCCACATAAACTGATAAGCAAACAATGGTTACAGCAAAGAATACTATAATACTATTCTTGATGTAAGACCTAGAAACCATGAAATCTATGCATGATAATTACATTGATTCGAGATTGGGCATGTTCTGGTTGGTGCAAGAAGCATGCACCAGTAGGGGAGGGTGATCGGGTCTGGTTTCCAATTCTGACGGCTCGATTTGAACGAAGATTGGGCatattcttatgttttttttcttcataaaaaagtAGAAACCACCATGCCTTCATGATTCTATTAACAAAGAAGAAATATCTTCTTTTGTTATACATGCCTCACTTTATATATTAACACAacgaaacaaaattaaaagttaaaaaccAGCATCACATTGGCAAAGGGTACAATAAAAACTCATATGCAAGTGGAACAGAATAAGAATAGGATAATAGAAACCTCGGCATCACAGAGAAATGAAAGATCATTAGCCTTTTTGAGCAACCCATTTCTGATCCCTTTGAGAATGTCACTTGTCTGCTAGTTGAATTTTTGATCCTTTATATCAGTTTCAACACAAGATGGTGCCATGCTCTGGAAAGGGAAGCAAATGTTATCCATGAAGGTgcgaaattaaaaatatttatcgatGACATATTTACAACAAGAAAATGAGAGTAGTTTTTTCCTGACTTACCTGGATGTGATACTCATGTCATGATTTcgttgttgataaatatgaagggAATGTGAGAAATCTTATGCCACTCTTTCCCACGCGTCCTTGTGCAAATTCCTTCCCACAATATTGGGCATTTATTGATACGCAGTACTTTAAGAGAGGAAGGCAACTTTCCCTCTTCTGGAAATGACTTGATCTTGGGAGAATCAGAAATGTTAAGTTTTTGGAGAGAGGTGAGATGTTGAAGCCAATTCACATCCAAGCATTCTATGTCTTTAAGATTAGAGATCGTTAAGGAAACGAGAGAAGTGGGTAGCAATGGAACTTCCATTTTCATCATTGCCTTCACAAGATTATCACCTTTAATGTGCAACACTGAAAGAGAAGTGAGACGTTCCCAAGTTGTATTCCACAAAATCCCTCCAACTCTGTATACACTCAGTTCCCGTAAACTGACAGGCAAATCATCTATGGCAAAATATTGCAGATTTGGAAGGTCACCAATTTCCACATTTTGAAGGATACCTAGAGTGTTTGTTGGTTCTGGCAGAAAACTAAGATTCTTACACCCACTCACAAATAAATGAATGAGGTTAGGAATTGGAAATCCACCCAGGGAAACTGACTCAAGTTCATTGCAATTCCTTATTTCGACAGTTCTAAGAAACAAGAGATTATGTTGCAATGTGTCTTCTGCAATTAATATTGATTTTAGATTTTTGCATCTACGAATATGTAGAGTTTGGAGGAAAGGAAGAAAGCACAAGGTAAAAGATGTCATTGAGTTACAATATCGGATATTTCCAAATTCTCAAGTGATTTGTAACTGTGAGAGAATTCATAAGGAATGAACTCCAAATTACCACAATTCCATATTATGAGAGATTGTAAGGTTTTTGGCAGACTGTCTATCAGGAAGGATGTTAGAGATGGAATGTCTTTTAAGGTAATCTTTCGAAGATAATTGAGATCGATCACAAAGTCGTTGAATACATCTGATGATGGGCttgtaaatatgtttttgctATGATCATCCGAATGTCTTGAATCCATAAATAGAGGACATTCATGCAACAGAAGTTCTCTTAGGGAAGGGAGGTTGTTGGATGTCATTCCTTTGAGTTTGCGGCAGTTGCTAAGTGACAAAAATGTAAGACTAGGAAGGTTTCCCGGTATATTTCCCTTGAGTTTCGGACATCCATATAGTGACAAATGTGCAAGATTAGGAAACTCTGTAGATGTACCTCCAATTAGCTTCCATTCCTCCCACTCTTGCATACCCCAAAACTGTAGAGTCTCCAAGGAGAGAAATGGTTGAAACAATGGAGAATCACTACTTCCATAGAACTCACTACCAAGTGTCTTTACTGATTTCATCCTTTCAATACGGAGTTCTTTTAGATTACTTAATTGTCCAAGGGGTATGTTTCCTTTGAGTTTCGGACAATTTCGCAGTGACAGACGTGTTAGACGAGGAAACTCTGTAGATGTACCTCCTGTCAACTTCCATTCTTTCCACTCTAGCATCGTATCAAATTCAAGAGTCTCCAATAAAGGAAATGGTTGAAAAAAGGAGAACCACTTCCATAGAGTTCAATACCAATACTCTTGACTGAATTCATCTCGACAATAAAGAGCTTCCTAAGATTACCTAATTGCCCCAAGGGTGGCAACCTTGGACAATTATCACAGTGTGAAATCTTCAAACACACCATGTTGCCAAATAAAGAACCACCCAACCAACTTGGAAAGTTGTTTCCACCATAGCCAGTGATGGTGAGATTCTTCAAATTTGTTGATGGACGCAACTGTTCTAATACAACACTTTGTAATTGTGAACTTGTAGTGTAAGACCATTGTAGTTGCAACTCgtcaatttgttttttcatcATCAGTTTTGTTTGAAAAGCATGGGATGGGTCAGTTAAATTTTGAAGCTTTGAGATGCAAAGGCTTCCCTGTAGATGGGAATATTTTCCAATATCTGCAATCTTCAACCCGACGTCCTCAGAGCTGACAACAAAGTCCGACAAGGTTTGTAGATTTTCTAGTTTGGATACTTGCACAGGAATTTCATTCAATCGAGTGCCTCTGATGTCAAGGTGCCGTAAATTCACTAATTTCCCCATGTCTTTCGGTAATTCAGTGAGACTATAGCAACATGACAACAATAAGGTCTGTAGATTGTAAAGCTTGCATGTTTCAGAAGGCAACCTTTCAATACTAGTGTGAGAGACATTTAAGTATCGCAGGTATATCAAATTTCCAATAGAGTTGGGCAACTCAGTGATATTATGGTAGTTTGACAGAGACAACACATGTAACTGTTTCATCTGTGGCAGCAACTCATAAACTAACTTCCTCGACACATAATTGTAAGACGAGAACCTTGGATGCAATGGCAATGGTAGGATTGTTCGTAGACTTTTTAACCCTTGCAAATGGTCAAATTTATCGTATGAGTCATATTCCCCTATATTGTATGACAAATGACGTACTCTTTCATGTGGCTTCTGTTCGTCCAACCTAATACAATACGGAGATGAAACTGTCATAGCCAAATCATTGACGAGATCATGCATCTCAAAGTTTACTTGAAGATCATTAATGGACCTTTGACGTATCAGACACCTCGACACTAGTTCATCAAAGTATTCTTCGGCTACCTTTTCCCAACTTTTCTCAGTTTGAGGCTGAGGTACTAAACCTTCTGCAATCCACAACTGAATTACCGTTTTTTTCTCTAAGATTGAATTCTTCGAAAAAATTGAACAGTAAGCAAAACATCCTTTTAAAGGAGCAGGAAGATAACGATAGCTCAATAGCAGAGATGGTTGCACCTCATCATTTGTGAATTCCCAAATACTACTTTTTAATACATCATTCCAATAATCTTGTGATAGTTTGGTGCGAAGAAGACCCCCTATTGCTATTGCAGCTAATGGTAAACCAtcacatttttttgaaatttctcTGCCaattgtttttagattggatcgTTGTTGGTAGTTGCTTGTTGGAAATGCATATTTGGAAAGCAAAGACCAGCAATCATCTCCTTGCAGAGGTTCCAGTTTGTGGACTGGAAGAAAGGTTTGCATGGTTGTGCAACGCTTTCAAAtcttgttgtgatgatgatcCTACTTCCCATTTCCCCAACACTAAAGATGTCGATCAAATTATTCCAGCACTCAACATACTTTCCATACCATATGTCATCGAGTAAAAGCAAAAACTTTTTACTTCTTAAACTTTGTTGCAATTGCACT
It encodes:
- the LOC120579468 gene encoding putative disease resistance RPP13-like protein 1, which produces MHDLVNDLAMTVSSPYCIRLDEQKPHERVRHLSYNIGEYDSYDKFDHLQGLKSLRTILPLPLHPRFSSYNYVSRKLVYELLPQMKQLHVLSLSNYHNITELPNSIGNLIYLRYLNVSHTSIERLPSETCKLYNLQTLLLSCCYSLTELPKDMGKLVNLRHLDIRGTRLNEIPVQVSKLENLQTLSDFVVSSEDVGLKIADIGKYSHLQGSLCISKLQNLTDPSHAFQTKLMMKKQIDELQLQWSYTTSSQLQSVVLEQLRPSTNLKNLTITGYGGNNFPSWLGGSLFGNMVCLKISHCDNCPRLPPLGQLGNLRKLFIVEMNSVKSIGIELYGSEWKEWKLTGGTSTEFPRLTRLSLRNCPKLKGNIPLGQLSNLKELRIERMKSVKTLGSEFYGSSDSPLFQPFLSLETLQFWGMQEWEEWKLIGGTSTEFPNLAHLSLYGCPKLKGNIPGNLPSLTFLSLSNCRKLKGMTSNNLPSLRELLLHECPLFMDSRHSDDHSKNIFTSPSSDVFNDFVIDLNYLRKITLKDIPSLTSFLIDSLPKTLQSLIIWNCGNLEFIPYEFSHSYKSLENLEISDIVTQ